The following proteins are co-located in the Fodinibius salicampi genome:
- a CDS encoding alkaline phosphatase PhoX has translation MSISRKHFLKQAGALTLGFSGLQIISGCTPSDRMSKNLITDPFGPLQSDPNGLFDLPEGFNYKIISKFGDQMDDGLFVPHRPDGMATFPGPDGLTILIRNHEVNPAKGGAESAFGEDFALTDKLGPDEFYDLGQDNNPGQGGTTTIVYDTENQQIVREFLSIAGTLRNCAGGPTPWNSWLTCEEIVTEPDDVYAKRHGYVFEVPASAEIGRARPIPIKDMGRFNHEAVAVDPNSDVIYLTEDDSEGLLYRFIPNTPAKLLDGGKLQALAVKERPSLDTRNWESQTIEVGENLQTEWIDVKDVDSPNDDLRYRGFNDGAARFARGEGMWYGNDAIYFACTNGGPEELGQIWKYTPSTDEATSGEENNPGTLELFVESLDSTIIENADNLTVAPWGDLIVCEDTDEKQDLNGITPEGKVYKLGRNAKSNSELAGAVFSPDGSTLFMNIQHSGITLAINGPWEKSRG, from the coding sequence ATGTCTATTTCCCGCAAACATTTTTTAAAACAGGCCGGAGCGCTTACATTAGGGTTTTCCGGGCTGCAAATTATCAGCGGCTGTACTCCCTCGGACCGAATGAGCAAAAATCTGATAACGGATCCTTTTGGACCCCTGCAATCCGATCCCAATGGACTCTTTGATCTTCCAGAAGGATTTAACTACAAAATAATCTCTAAATTCGGGGATCAGATGGATGACGGCTTGTTTGTACCTCATCGCCCTGATGGCATGGCTACCTTTCCGGGGCCGGATGGACTCACCATTTTGATCCGCAACCATGAAGTTAATCCTGCTAAAGGAGGCGCCGAAAGTGCCTTTGGAGAAGACTTTGCCTTAACGGACAAGCTAGGTCCCGATGAATTCTACGACCTCGGTCAGGATAACAATCCCGGACAAGGAGGGACGACGACTATCGTCTACGATACCGAAAATCAACAGATTGTTCGTGAATTTCTGAGCATAGCAGGAACGTTACGTAATTGCGCCGGGGGACCGACGCCCTGGAACAGCTGGCTAACCTGCGAAGAAATTGTGACCGAGCCCGATGATGTTTATGCCAAACGACACGGATATGTATTTGAAGTACCGGCCTCCGCAGAAATCGGTCGCGCCCGTCCCATTCCTATAAAAGATATGGGACGTTTTAACCACGAAGCCGTAGCAGTTGATCCCAACAGCGATGTAATCTATCTCACCGAGGACGATTCTGAAGGCTTACTGTATCGGTTTATTCCCAATACGCCGGCTAAATTACTGGATGGAGGTAAACTACAGGCTCTCGCTGTCAAAGAACGTCCAAGTTTAGATACCCGTAACTGGGAGTCCCAAACAATAGAAGTAGGAGAAAATTTACAGACAGAATGGATTGATGTAAAAGATGTTGACAGTCCGAACGATGATCTCCGCTACCGTGGATTTAATGATGGTGCGGCTCGTTTTGCCCGGGGAGAAGGCATGTGGTATGGAAATGATGCAATCTATTTTGCCTGTACAAATGGCGGACCTGAAGAATTGGGTCAAATATGGAAATACACGCCCAGTACGGATGAAGCCACCTCTGGTGAAGAAAACAATCCCGGTACCCTTGAACTATTTGTAGAATCACTGGACAGCACCATCATAGAAAATGCTGATAACCTTACGGTTGCTCCCTGGGGTGACTTAATAGTCTGTGAAGATACCGACGAAAAACAGGATCTAAATGGCATAACTCCTGAGGGAAAAGTCTATAAGCTTGGTCGAAATGCAAAATCTAATTCTGAATTGGCTGGAGCTGTATTTTCACCCGATGGTTCAACCCTTTTTATGAACATCCAGCATTCCGGCATAACACTGGCTATCAATGGTCCTTGGGAGAAATCAAGGGGATAG
- a CDS encoding DoxX family membrane protein, with the protein MDALLKAGRYLYALPMGVFGLFHFMNTSQMAGMVPIPGGVFWVYLTGVALLAACISILIGKKTRLACLLLGGMLLIFMLSIHLPSAMGDGGSSAMTMLLKDTALAGGAWILAGQFEDETSLEPEV; encoded by the coding sequence ATGGATGCGTTATTAAAAGCAGGTCGTTATTTATATGCACTACCAATGGGTGTTTTTGGATTATTTCATTTTATGAATACAAGCCAAATGGCCGGTATGGTTCCCATCCCCGGCGGAGTATTTTGGGTTTATTTAACTGGAGTGGCCTTGCTGGCAGCTTGTATTAGTATTCTTATAGGTAAGAAGACCCGGTTGGCATGCCTGCTGCTTGGGGGGATGCTTCTTATTTTTATGTTAAGCATACATCTGCCTTCTGCAATGGGAGATGGAGGGTCATCAGCAATGACGATGTTGCTTAAAGATACGGCTCTGGCCGGAGGTGCTTGGATTCTTGCCGGACAGTTTGAAGATGAGACAAGCCTGGAGCCCGAAGTCTGA
- a CDS encoding YceI family protein — protein sequence MKYLLTSLIMFLSVAIGNVFAQSNSVTLLEKSTMQIDGTSNVHDWTADVEQLNFDISLDQSAVEGESLQNPVTALSLTIPVEGLESGKGRMNGKMYDALKKDKNPTITFKMSSSELAKTTSDTGFMLNTSGTLTVAGTSNEISFPVEGTIQDDGTFKFTGSYEIDMNDYNVDPPTAMFGAVRSGEMVTINFELFFSVQ from the coding sequence ATGAAGTATCTACTTACATCTTTAATTATGTTCTTATCTGTTGCTATAGGTAATGTATTCGCGCAATCAAACAGCGTTACTCTATTGGAAAAGAGTACTATGCAAATCGATGGAACTTCAAATGTTCACGACTGGACAGCTGACGTAGAACAGCTGAACTTTGACATCTCACTCGACCAATCGGCTGTAGAGGGAGAGTCTCTTCAAAATCCGGTTACCGCTCTCTCTCTAACTATTCCTGTAGAAGGACTTGAAAGCGGCAAGGGACGCATGAATGGAAAAATGTATGATGCCCTCAAAAAAGACAAGAATCCAACAATTACATTTAAAATGTCGTCCTCGGAATTAGCGAAGACTACCTCCGATACCGGCTTTATGCTCAACACATCAGGAACGCTCACTGTCGCCGGTACCAGTAATGAAATCAGTTTCCCGGTCGAGGGAACGATTCAAGACGACGGTACCTTTAAGTTTACCGGTAGTTACGAAATTGACATGAACGACTACAATGTTGATCCCCCTACTGCTATGTTTGGGGCTGTCAGAAGTGGTGAAATGGTTACTATAAACTTTGAACTCTTTTTCTCAGTTCAATAA